A part of Saccopteryx bilineata isolate mSacBil1 chromosome 10, mSacBil1_pri_phased_curated, whole genome shotgun sequence genomic DNA contains:
- the CRBN gene encoding protein cereblon, with translation MAGQGDPQDAAHDMGNHLPLLPAESEEEDEMEVEDQDCKDAKKPNVINFDTSLPTSHTYLGADMEEFHGRTLHDDDSCPVIPVLPHVALVLVPGQTLPLQLSRPQEVSMVRALIQRDRTFAVLAYSNVQEREAQFGITAEIYAYREEQDFGIEIVKVKAVGRQRFKVLELRTQSDGIQQAKVHILPECVLPPTMSAVQLGSLSRRQVVPSTPSSWEDRRSYVWWQRYQKRKFHCANLTSWPRWLYSLYDAETLMDRIKKQLREWDENLKDDSLPSNPIDFSYRVAACLPIDDVLRIQLLEIGSAIQRLRCELDIINKCTSLCCKQCQETEITTKNEIFSLSLCGPMATYVNPHGYVHETLTVYKASNLNLIGRPSTEHSWFPGFAWTIAQCKICASHIGWKFTATRKDMSPQKFWGLTRSALLFTIPDTEDEISPDKVVLCL, from the exons ATGGCGGGCCAGGGGGACCCGCAGGACGCTGCGCACGACATGGGGAACCACCTGCCGCTGCTGCCTG CAGAGAGTGAGGAAGAAGATGAAATGGAGGTTGAGGACCAGGATTGCAAAGACGCCAAAAAACCCAACGTCATAAACTTTGACACCAGTCTGCCCACATCACACACG TACCTGGGCGCCGACATGGAGGAGTTCCACGGCCGGACCCTGCACGACGACGACAGCTGCCCTGTCATCCCTGTCCTGCCGCATGTGGCCCTGGTCCTGGTCCCCGGGCAGACCCTGCCCCTGCAGCTGTCCCGCCCGCAGGAGGTCAGCATGGTGCGCGCCCTCATCCAGAGGGACAGGACCTTCGCAGTCCTGGCGTACAG CAACGTGCAGGAGCGGGAGGCGCAGTTCGGGATCACCGCGGAGATCTACGCCTACCGCGAGGAGCAGGACTTCGGAATCGAGATCGTGAAAGTGAAAGCTGTGGGCCGGCAGAGGTTCAAGGTCCTGGAGCTGAGAACCCAGTCCGACGG GATCCAGCAGGCGAAGGTGCACATCCTGCCCGAGTGCGTGCTGCCGCCCACCATGTCCGCCGTGCAGCTCGGGTCCCTCAGCCGCCGCCAGGTCGTCCCCTCCAcgcccagctcctgggaggacCGCCGCTCGTACGTGTGGTGGCAGAGATACCAGAAG agAAAGTTTCATTGTGCAAACCTGACTTCCTGGCCTCGCTGGCTGTACTCCTTGTATGACGCT GAAACTTTAATGGATAGAATCAAGAAACAGCTACGTGAATGGGACGAAAACCTAAAAGATGATTCTCTTCCTTCAAATCCAATAG ATTTTTCTTACAGAGTAGCAGCTTGTCTTCCTATTGACGACGTATTGAGGATTCAGCTCCTTGAAATCGGTAGTGCTATCCAGCGACTTCGCTGTGAGCTAGACATCATTAACAAA TGCACGTCTCTTTGCTGTAAACAATGTCAAGAAACAGAAATAACCAccaaaaatgaaatattcag CTTGTCCCTGTGCGGGCCGATGGCCACCTACGTGAACCCTCACGGGTACGTGCACGAGACGCTGACCGTGTACAAAGCATCCAACCTGAACCTGATTGGCCGTCCGTCCACGGAGCACAGCTGGTTTCCTGG gTTCGCCTGGACGATTGCCCAGTGTAAGATCTGTGCCAGCCACATCGGGTGGAAGTTCACAGCCACCAGGAAAGACATGTCACCTCAGAAGTTTTGGGGTTTGACTCGCTCTGCCCTGTTGTTCACGATCCCGGACACGGAGGATGAAATCAGCCCCGACAAAGTAGTGCTTTGCCTGTGA